TGAGAAAAAATATTGGCCtgaccaaaaataaaaggcataaatgcataattaaataactaaagCCAAggaaatagaaattttttttttttctaatacacAATAATATTCTTGTTATTTCATAAATGAACAGATTATTGGGAGAGAGaaattctctctcaaaaaacatgtttttactGCTTCTTGAAGCACATTTCAGTTATGGTACCAAATCAATATGACAATTTGCCAGTTTCTGTACAACAAGTACTTACCAAACTGTAATATTATGTTGCTGCATGTGAATGAAGAAAACAAGTGATGAGGACTTTGTCTGCACTTTCAGTTTCATATGATCATCATCGATTAATATGATGGTGAAGTGAGCAATCTTGCTCCATTCTTTTCCCCTCTTCTCATTGCAGCACTGTTCCTTCAACAAAGGAGACTACACATCAATCCTCAGTGTCGCAGCCCATCTCTCTAGATAACATGTACTTGAGTTCAAGGCAGAAAGTGATTGTCACACCATTCCTCATCCAGTCCTTTATTAAGTGAAAATTTTTTCAgatatatttatcaaaaagataaacgtacaaataaatataaatgtaatCAAACTAAAATGGGTAGAGTGCAACACTACAACACATTACCTGACTATAAAACAGGGGCGTGGGTCACAATTGATATCTATAAATTCATAAAAGCTATGTTTTCAGTCAAATCGAAAAGCTGAAATTGGACCTATGAGGCATCATTCTGCATTTCACAAACAGAAATGTCATTGCAGCTCATCGGTTTAGCAATCTGGAAGTTTTGATTGCAGGAGGCTTACTTGGTTTTGTATTCTATTGTCTGAGGCCTCAACATTCACACATTTTGTGTCTGAAAACCTACAGAAGAATTGATAAAGatttaaaaatcatttatgaTTGCAAGCCCAAAGTTTATTACCAACAAACACAAATCAATTAAACAAACCTACAGAGCATCTCTAGCTTTAAAAAGCATATTAATAATTCAGAATTAAACAGAAGAAAGTACAAATTAGTGCAGAAACAAATACCTTATGTGATTACTTCACGGTCAATCCTTATGATGGGGATATGAGAAATTTTGcgccattcttttccattctttctCCGATACCGCTTTTTTAGCAAAGGGCACTTATAAATATCTAGAATAGAAAGGGAGGCGGGAAAGCCCTCTTCTGGTAAGCGCTGGAGGTTATCGCAGTTCAAAATCTCCAACTGTTTAAGCAAGGTAAGGTGTTGAAATCCCTTGCCATTGAGTGATGTCAGATGTGGAAAAGAAATGTCGAGGCGGATAAGAGAAGAGGGCAACAATGCCTCCTCCGGAAAGGAACCCACTTCTCTGCCGTAATACCGAATTATAATTTCTCTGAGAGAGTGAAGACTCTGTAAACCCCACTCCATGCGTCTGAGAAAGAGTTTCTCGCACGACACGATTTCAAGCATTTGTAAATTGGAGGGCAAACCCCCTTCAGGAAATGATTCCAGTTCTGGACAGTCCCACAAATTCAAGTATAGAAGAGATGGGAGGAGGGTGTGCATACCTTCAGCAAGTGACTTCAACTTTTTACAGCCAGCAATAGAAATCTGTGTCAAATTTGGGGCGCACAGTCCCCCGATGGGAAAGGATACAAAATTAGGGCAGGAATGGATGGTCAATTTAGTGAGAGAAGTTAGATCCAATAGAGATTTATCTGATGCCGAAAGAGATTCAAGATTATCAGAATACCTAATTTCGACAGATttgagttttgggaaaaacTCTAATGGTAAAGACCAAAGTGAACCAGGACCTCTCTCTACGTTCAAGCTCTCAACTGATGGATAGTGACGGCTCCCTGGCAACTGAAGCACTCCATTGATTTGAAGTGTTTTTAAAGTAGTGGGTAGACCACCTTCGGGGAGAGACGCATGGCAACCTCCAACTGCGAGACTTTGCAGCTTAGGTGATAATTCATTCAACGCCACCTTATCACAATTCATCAAGGCCAATTCATGAAGAGCCGAAGGACTAGGAAGTGAAGCAACAAGCTGGGGACAATATCTAATTTCAATTACACTTAAAGAAGGAAGTAAACTGGGCAGATTTCCCGTAAGCTTGGGACATCCGATAATGCGAAGCTCTCGGAGGGTTGGGAAAACTCCGCCTTCAAATATAAACCATTCCTTCCACTCTGGCATCCatttaaatgttaatttttcTAGGGATTTGAATGGCTTATTAGTTGCCCAAGAGCCATCCCCGTAGAACTCACTATCCACACATGATACTCTGCCCAAACCTTCAATTGAGAGTTCCTTAAGGGCAAGTAGCTGCCCAAGTGGAGGCAAGGAGGAACAGTATCTACAATCGTCAAGCTTTAGGGACACCATATTAGAGAATGAACATGCTCCTAACCAACTTGGATATTCTGCACCATAATAAGATATGATGGAGAGAGATTTCAAGTTCGTATGAGGACACAACTGTTCAACCACTTCTCTTTCTTGTCCTGAATCATAGTTCTCATGACCGCTTCCCCATTTCAACTTCAACTCTGACAAGCCCTTCTTATCCTTCAAATTAACCTCCTTTGCATCTCTTGTTTGATAAACGTTTTCCAAGTTTGATATACACAATGATCCAGAAAGATGTGGAATCTCTCCTAACTCTTTAATGCTACTCccactttgtttttcttttcccacaCAAAAAGCACTTAAATTTTGGAGGCTTCTTAATTTACCCATGTGCATTGGCATCCCTTTCAAAGGGGTCCCTCTTATATCTAGGTGACGTAAGTTTACGAGTCTTCCCATGTTGGTTGGCAACTCTACGAGGGAACAG
This genomic stretch from Quercus robur chromosome 4, dhQueRobu3.1, whole genome shotgun sequence harbors:
- the LOC126724053 gene encoding putative disease resistance protein At3g14460, giving the protein MGRLVNLRHLDIRGTPLKGMPMHMGKLRSLQNLSAFCVGKEKQSGSSIKELGEIPHLSGSLCISNLENVYQTRDAKEVNLKDKKGLSELKLKWGSGHENYDSGQEREVVEQLCPHTNLKSLSIISYYGAEYPSWLGACSFSNMVSLKLDDCRYCSSLPPLGQLLALKELSIEGLGRVSCVDSEFYGDGSWATNKPFKSLEKLTFKWMPEWKEWFIFEGGVFPTLRELRIIGCPKLTGNLPSLLPSLSVIEIRYCPQLVASLPSPSALHELALMNCDKVALNELSPKLQSLAVGGCHASLPEGGLPTTLKTLQINGVLQLPGSRHYPSVESLNVERGPGSLWSLPLEFFPKLKSVEIRYSDNLESLSASDKSLLDLTSLTKLTIHSCPNFVSFPIGGLCAPNLTQISIAGCKKLKSLAEGMHTLLPSLLYLNLWDCPELESFPEGGLPSNLQMLEIVSCEKLFLRRMEWGLQSLHSLREIIIRYYGREVGSFPEEALLPSSLIRLDISFPHLTSLNGKGFQHLTLLKQLEILNCDNLQRLPEEGFPASLSILDIYKCPLLKKRYRRKNGKEWRKISHIPIIRIDREVIT